The following proteins are encoded in a genomic region of Nomascus leucogenys isolate Asia chromosome 17, Asia_NLE_v1, whole genome shotgun sequence:
- the B9D2 gene encoding B9 domain-containing protein 2, with translation MAEVHVIGQIMGASGFSESSLFCKWGIHTGAAWKLLSGVREGQTQVDTPQIGDMAYWSHPIDLHFATKGLQGWPRLHFQVWSQDSFGRCQLAGYGFCHVPSSPGTHQLACPTWRPLGSWQEQLARAFVGGGPQLLHGDTMYSGADRYRLHTAAGGTVHLEIGLLLRNFDRYGVEC, from the exons ATGGCTGAGGTGCACGTGATCGGGCAGATCATGGGGGCCAGCGGTTTCTCGGAAAGTAGCCTCTTCTGCAAGTGGGGCATTCACACAG GGGCAGCATGGAAGCTCCTGTCAGGTGTGCGGGAGGGCCAAACGCAAGTGGACACCCCGCAGATAGGGGACATGGCTTACTGGTCCCACCCCATCGACCTGCACTTCGCCACCAAAGGTCTTCAAG GCTGGCCCCGGCTCCATTTCCAGGTGTGGTCCCAGGACAGCTTTGGCCGCTGCCAGCTTGCAGGCTATGGATTTTGCCATGTGCCCAGCAGCCCGGGCACCCACCAGCTGGCCTGCCCCACGTGGCGGCCCCTGGGCAGTTGGCAAGAGCAGCTGGCACGGGCTTTCGTGGGTGGTGGGCCGCAGCTGCTGCATGGGGATACCATGTACAGTGGGGCCGACCGCTATCGCCTGCACACAGCTGCTGGTGGCACCGTGCACCTGGAGATCGGCCTGCTGCTCCGCAACTTCGACCGCTACGGCGTCGAGTGCTGA